In a genomic window of Lacrimispora sp. BS-2:
- the smpB gene encoding SsrA-binding protein SmpB, with translation MGKESFKLIANNKKAYHDYFIDEKYEAGIELAGTEVKSIRMGKCSVKESFVKIDKGEVYVCGMNISPYEKGNIFNKDPLRVRKLLLHKAEIGKLDAKIAQKGYTLVPLQVYFKGSLVKVEIGLARGKKLYDKRDDIAKKDQKRELERDFKVRNL, from the coding sequence ATGGGGAAAGAGAGTTTCAAATTGATTGCCAATAACAAGAAGGCATATCACGATTATTTTATTGATGAAAAATACGAAGCCGGCATCGAACTGGCCGGAACAGAAGTAAAATCCATCCGCATGGGCAAATGCAGCGTAAAGGAATCCTTTGTCAAAATTGATAAAGGAGAGGTTTATGTTTGTGGCATGAACATCAGCCCTTATGAAAAAGGGAATATCTTTAACAAGGATCCGCTGAGAGTCAGAAAGCTGCTGCTTCACAAGGCTGAGATCGGAAAGCTGGATGCAAAGATCGCCCAGAAGGGATATACCCTGGTTCCTCTGCAGGTATATTTTAAAGGCAGCCTTGTGAAGGTGGAGATCGGCCTTGCCAGAGGTAAAAAGCTATACGATAAAAGAGATGACATTGCTAAAAAGGATCAGAAAAGAGAACTGGAAAGAGACTTTAAGGTGAGAAATCTTTAA
- a CDS encoding BMP family ABC transporter substrate-binding protein codes for MALYDYVGALRRGRRQYQASVSKGEYPYLPVLDEILSFTDIVSEVNLGIMDIPLEKVVGTKTEGRTSAFASNFMPLLSERSEFGAKWAYLYDHQIEEGIHDPIEAYEFMNQYYVQEGNKRVSVLKYVGAFSISASVTRLIPKRTDDLDNKLYYEFLDFYQVSFNCDIWFSKEGSYDKLIKAMNKNPGEPWSEDDRIIFKSAYDRFSKAFHAFGGDDYDMTCSDAFLVYVELFGYRTVKDRIEGQIKKDLVRIKDEILLASRGNKIALVEQPEEIAEASDSPLKLINWLRPFQAIEPQMLKIAFIHAKTAENSSWAYGHELGRMYLEQAFNGAIQTVAFFNADTEQEIASAIELAIAARCNVIFTTNSQMISLSVKTAIDHPEIKVFNCSVNMSYSSICTYYGRMYESKFLMGALAASMSRNEKIGYIADYPIYGTIANINAFALGARMINPYAKVYLEWSKVKDRDAHAELEKEKVTFISGDDMITPQTPTREYGLYQKNPDGSLKNLASPIWHWGKFYEKIVNIICHGDSDRKEMKGKQAINYWWGMSADVIDVICSHNLPHGTSRLITFLRNSIRAGSFQPFEGTIYSQDGQIQCGENESLTPEEITTMNWLTENVVGQIPAFDELTQEARSLVRLQGQTIYENTDMEE; via the coding sequence ATGGCATTATACGATTACGTAGGGGCATTAAGGCGGGGCCGTAGGCAATATCAGGCTTCCGTATCAAAGGGAGAATATCCCTATCTGCCGGTCCTGGATGAGATACTGTCTTTTACGGATATTGTTTCGGAAGTGAACTTGGGGATTATGGATATTCCTCTGGAAAAAGTGGTAGGAACGAAAACGGAGGGGCGAACCAGCGCCTTTGCCAGTAATTTTATGCCCCTTTTGTCGGAAAGATCGGAATTTGGAGCGAAATGGGCGTATTTATATGACCACCAGATTGAAGAAGGAATCCATGATCCTATTGAAGCTTATGAATTTATGAACCAGTATTACGTTCAGGAGGGCAACAAGAGGGTCAGCGTTTTAAAATATGTAGGTGCTTTCAGCATCTCGGCCTCCGTCACCCGCCTGATTCCAAAGAGGACCGATGACTTAGATAACAAGCTTTATTATGAGTTTCTGGATTTTTACCAGGTCTCCTTTAACTGCGACATCTGGTTCAGCAAAGAGGGAAGCTATGACAAGCTGATAAAGGCCATGAATAAAAATCCGGGAGAGCCCTGGAGCGAGGATGACAGGATTATCTTTAAGTCCGCCTATGACCGCTTTTCCAAAGCATTTCATGCCTTTGGCGGTGATGATTATGATATGACCTGTTCGGACGCGTTTCTGGTTTATGTGGAGCTGTTCGGATACCGGACGGTGAAGGACCGGATCGAGGGGCAGATAAAAAAAGATCTTGTGAGGATAAAGGATGAAATCCTTCTGGCTTCCAGAGGCAATAAGATTGCTTTGGTTGAACAGCCGGAAGAGATAGCAGAAGCATCGGATAGTCCACTTAAGCTCATCAACTGGCTGCGCCCGTTCCAGGCCATTGAACCGCAGATGTTAAAAATTGCATTTATCCATGCGAAGACAGCGGAAAATTCAAGCTGGGCTTACGGGCATGAGCTGGGAAGGATGTATCTGGAGCAGGCGTTTAACGGTGCCATTCAAACGGTTGCATTTTTTAACGCAGATACGGAGCAGGAGATTGCCAGTGCCATTGAACTGGCAATTGCGGCCAGGTGCAACGTAATATTTACTACGAACTCCCAGATGATAAGTCTAAGTGTGAAAACTGCAATCGATCATCCGGAGATAAAGGTTTTCAACTGTTCCGTTAATATGTCTTATTCTTCTATCTGTACCTATTATGGAAGAATGTATGAATCGAAATTCCTTATGGGAGCTTTGGCAGCGTCCATGTCCCGGAATGAGAAGATCGGATATATTGCCGATTATCCGATCTACGGCACCATTGCCAACATCAATGCATTTGCTCTGGGAGCCAGGATGATCAATCCATATGCCAAGGTGTACTTAGAATGGTCAAAGGTAAAGGACCGGGATGCTCATGCAGAGCTGGAAAAAGAGAAAGTTACCTTTATCTCAGGGGATGATATGATAACTCCTCAGACGCCCACCAGGGAATACGGACTTTACCAGAAGAATCCCGATGGAAGCCTTAAAAATCTGGCGAGCCCGATCTGGCACTGGGGGAAATTTTACGAAAAAATTGTCAATATTATATGCCATGGAGATTCCGACAGGAAAGAAATGAAGGGGAAACAGGCCATCAATTACTGGTGGGGGATGTCGGCAGATGTGATTGATGTCATCTGCTCTCACAATCTGCCTCACGGAACAAGCCGGTTGATTACATTTTTGAGGAATTCCATACGGGCTGGAAGCTTTCAGCCTTTTGAAGGAACTATTTATTCTCAGGACGGACAAATCCAGTGTGGGGAAAACGAAAGTCTTACTCCGGAGGAAATAACCACCATGAACTGGCTGACAGAAAATGTGGTGGGACAGATTCCGGCATTTGATGAGCTTACACAAGAGGCTCGGTCTCTGGTACGTCTCCAGGGACAGACAATATACGAGAACACGGATATGGAGGAATAG
- a CDS encoding metallophosphoesterase, whose product MKILVLSDHESKSLYEYYSPEKLKDIDLIISCGDLRANYLTFFATFSHAPVFYVRGNHDGRYEDCPPEGCTCIEDDIITYQGIRIMGLGGSMEYIPGSPNQYTERGMERRIKRMWWKLKKNKGFDILVTHAPAFQLNDLPDLPHQGFSCFKELMDKYSPKYFLHGHVHANYGKSFKREDQYGGTRVVNAYEYYIIDYPEKP is encoded by the coding sequence GTGAAGATCCTGGTACTGTCTGACCATGAGTCAAAATCACTGTATGAATATTATTCACCGGAAAAATTAAAGGACATTGATTTAATTATTTCCTGCGGAGATTTAAGAGCGAATTATCTTACGTTTTTTGCAACATTTTCCCATGCCCCGGTCTTTTATGTCCGGGGAAATCACGATGGCAGGTATGAGGACTGTCCACCAGAGGGCTGCACCTGCATTGAAGATGATATTATAACCTACCAGGGAATCCGGATTATGGGGCTGGGCGGTTCCATGGAGTACATTCCGGGTTCGCCGAACCAGTACACGGAACGGGGGATGGAGCGGAGAATCAAAAGAATGTGGTGGAAGCTTAAGAAGAACAAAGGCTTTGATATTCTTGTCACTCATGCTCCGGCATTTCAGCTCAATGACCTGCCGGACCTGCCTCATCAGGGTTTTTCCTGTTTTAAGGAACTGATGGACAAGTATTCTCCCAAGTATTTTCTTCACGGACATGTCCATGCCAATTATGGGAAGAGCTTTAAGAGGGAAGACCAGTATGGCGGCACAAGGGTCGTAAACGCCTATGAATATTATATTATTGATTATCCGGAAAAGCCGTAA